Part of the Lucilia cuprina isolate Lc7/37 chromosome 5, ASM2204524v1, whole genome shotgun sequence genome is shown below.
TTTTCGTGCCACTTGGAGTAGCACGATAAAATACTGTTTCTGTAATAAGTGTGAATAAAGTCAACGCTATCATTTATCCGCATCAAAACGGATGTCAGCATTTATTCTTCGCTACCATCATCGTTTTTAAATAACGATGcactaattgtttaattttgaaaagtttcaaGTAATTAAGAATTTAAAGTCGGGCCTGGTCCACATACTCTTCACAACAGTGAATAGTAAGAGGTGTAAGGTATTAAAAGAACCAGACACCTGTacgttttttaataaacaattgtatgattgaaatttttgttgtactttTCTTATTTAACGAATTTACTTGTATTCGTctctgaattttaaaatttccaaaaaaggaGTCATaagttcaaattttagtttttatcatcattaactttataattttatatatgttaaatttgtactaaaatttccttgtatttttattgtttaatgttAATTGTTATTTCTTGTTCTTCTAGATTACGAATCAGAATACCATTATGGTTCTGATTTTGGAGACTCATCGGAAAAAAGTGATGACGATGATATTTTAATGTCAAATTCCGAAGAGGAGAGTCTGGAAGGTGGAAACGAGAGCGAATCAGAATTTTCTGTTTGCAGCTTTACTCAACCAGGTGTCGGCCGTCCACATCGGCCACCTAGTCCAGATCCTATTTGGCTACAGGATCGAGAGTTTGCATTTTTAGAGCTTCCAGAATCCTCTCATGATTTATTAATAGATAATGATCATGTATTAAAAGCAGTTAGCGTTTATGAGGTTCTAAGACGATTTCGTCACTTAGTACGTCTATCACCATTTCGATTTGAAGATTTTTGCGCAGCATTAGTTTGCGACGAACAAAGTGCACTGTTAACGGATATACATATAATGCTTTTGAAAGCTATACTCCGAGAAGAAGACGTACAGGGAACCCATTTTAGCCCATTGGATCAAAAAGATACGGTCAACATAAGTCTTTATTTAATCGATGCAATTACATGGCCAGAAGTATTGAGAAGCTATGTTGAAAGTGACGATTCCTTTGATCGTGATGTTTATAAAGTTTTGTGTGCAGGAGAGTATCCGTATACGGGAGTATTAGATCGTATACGAGTATTGCAATTTTTAACAGATCAATTTCTTACCACAAACGCTATTCGTGATGTAATGCTTCAGGAAGGTCCCATACATTACGATGATCATTGCCGAGTATGTCATAGATTAGGAGATTTATTGTGTTGTGAAACATGTCCTGCAGTTTATCATTTGGAATGTGTTGAACCTCCAATGTTGGATGTACCAACAGAGGACTGGCAGTGCGGAATTTGTAAAGCTCATAAAGTAAGTGGTGTAGTAGATTGTGTTTTGCCGCAAGAAAAACAAGGAGTACTTATACGACACGAAAACTTAGGGTTGGATAGACACGGCAGAAAGTTTTGGTTCATTGCTCGAAGAATTTTCGTTGAAGACCAAGCCGGTGAAAATGTATGGTATTACAGTTCGGTCGCAAAATTCCAATTATTACTTAGTTTGCTTGATGGTGAGGATTTAGAATCAAGACTTTACTCTCAGATTATGGAATTGAAAGACGAAATATTACGACAACTAAAAATTACTGAAACTCTTACAACTGAATACAAGCACAATAAAAAGTCTTATCTTGAAATAGAAAACGAATTATTAGCTAAAGATGATAAAAGTATTGGCAACAAAGAAGCTGAAGAGAATGATAATACGGAAAATGTTGAAGATATAGAATCAAAATTACCAGAAAACAAAATCGTAACAAGGCAGAAATCTTTGCAACTGTCAAACGGAACGCTTTATTTTAAACTGGGCatggaaaatagttttaaaagttaTGTCAATCAATATACATCAAATGTCATAGCGTTAAATAAACCTCAGCGAAATGAGGAAAGAGACAAACGTCGTCATTTATCTCATAAGTTCTCACTCACAACTGCTTCGGAGTTTAAATGGATGGGTGTGACAATGGGAACGGCAGATAACATTATAACAACTTTGCGCCAAACGCTGCTTTCTTTTGAACAAAATATCGCAAATCCGTTTTTAAATCCGAATTGGAGTACATTAAAGAAACTTTGGACTTCGGCCGTTATGTGTTGTCGTACACCATCAGATTTTGCATTAGTTTTATTACTGTTCCAATCATCTGTAAAGAATGTTGTGTTTGCTAATGTATGGCATGAACAATTGGGACACACAACATTGCATCGCATTACTGCAGCTGAACGAGAAGACCGCAAAAAAATTGAGAAGCGGGAAAAAAGAGAACGTGATGACGAAGAAGAACGTAATCGATTggcttttaattatataaaatatacccTTGGCTTAAAACATCAGGTGTGGAAACAGAAGGGAGAGGAATATCGCGTACATGGCCAGTGGGGATGGATGTGGTTGTCATCAAATAGGCGTTGTGGACGCCCTCGTCGATCCGCAATTCGGGGACAGGCAATGTTGCCTTTTAAAATAAACGTTCACTACTCCAATGGTTCAGATGTCGATGAAATAATAACTGTAGATCCTCGTacgtataaatttataatacaatGTGAAAAAGATTCCCTTCGAGGGTATAACTATAACTACTtggaaaactacaaaaatattaaagtgaaTAAAATAGATGACAAAAATATAGGAATAATCGATGTTTCAAAATCTCTTGCGATGGCAGGTAGACTTTTATACCCAAAGATTGCGAAAAAAAGCTGTTTGGACGAGTTATTATCACGGCGTATACGTCTTAAAGAGGCTGAAGAACAAATGAGTGTAAAAAATGAGGATTCTGAAACAAATAATACATCAAATGCTTCATCTCTTCAAGTATCTTCGAGTAACGGTTGTCTGCTAACACGACCGACTTTTTTGGAAAAGCGTTTATTACGCTTAGTGGAGACGTCAAAAACTGGCGTGTCTCAAAATAGCAGCACAAATGTTAATATAGATCTTGTCAATTCATTGGCTAAAAAAATTCAAAGCGTTCGCTTACAGTTTAGTCAACTAAATCGTTTCGCTAAGCAATACCGATGCTACACCAAGGAATGCAATACTAATTCCAATGCTGTATCTCAAATCACTCAGAATACATGTTATTCGCCCTTATGTTTGCAAAAGGCTAGAGCTAAAAAAGAATTACTTCTGCTATTGCGTAAAGCACACACGGCTGGAAATGGATCCAAGGAAACAGTAGCTGCAATTTTAGGTGCTGTTAAGAAACCATCTATTCTGGAACAGAAATTAACTGAGGGAAAAAAAGATTGTATAACATTATCTGGAGATGATGCCGAAGATTATAAGTGGTTGGATGATACACCCAAAGATTTATCTATTGATTGGGAGCACGCAAGAAACGCAGCTATACCATTCGAtgataaacttttaaaagaatGTTACTTAACAAATGAAGAGTGTTTATCGGCTGACAACTTGTTAGATAGTGCGATAAAATCTGAAATTGATTCTACTGATAATAGTACCAGTGTATTTGGAGGTGAAGAGAAAATGGATTTCATCGATAATATAGATGTTTGTAGTAACGTTGAAGTCGAAAGTTCCGAAACAACAAATGATGGCTCTTTAGCGGCAGCAACATTGAATTCGGGATCATTAGAGGAGTCTAATGAGCAGCAAACATCTAGAAGAAGTAAGAAGAATGcaaaaactagaaataaaacTTACATCGGCACTAAAGATGTTTTGGACCAAACATTATCAACCGATGTCGCACAAAAGAAGCAAAACCGCCGTTTTCCTATTCATCAACGTGTTTCTAAACGTGAGGACATCGCTAAGATTGAAAAAGAATATTTTCCTAACGGAAAGGAACGTATTTATTCAGCCACATCCACAAGAGCACGTATATATCTAGTATCAGACATTGCAAAAATAAATCCTAATAGAATTGAAAAGCCATGCGAAGTTAGTGCGGACAACAAATCAACTGTCAAAAACATTCGGCCATATTCTAAATTTCCTCTAATATCCAGTTTCTTAACACATAAACTGAAAAAGAGTCTATTCGTTCTACCTCGTTATGAACTAATGCGTATAGCAAGAGTTGGTGGCAAAATTCCTGCAAGTGGGTTTCATCATTTAGCCAAAAATAATCCACTAGTATGGCCCTATCAGTGCTCTAGGCCTCTTTTTAAGACATGCTGGTCATATCGTACATCAAACGTTACAACGCTCTCAGCCATTGCCCTACAACTTCGTATACTTTGGTGTTGTTTAAGATGGGATGACATGATTGCTAAACCACCATCCGCTGATGGAAAACACCAAGTAAATActgaaaatgaaattgtaactCTAGAATTATTGAAACAAAGAAATTGTGGAAGATATGGAGAAAGAACGCAATATTTACGTCGTAAGGTTGTTATCCCATTAGAACTTCCGAAAACAATAAGAGGTaggtaatatttaataaataaataatacattgtataaacatttacatataaatatattaaaattattcatttttaaaacagaGGTAACATCAATAAGGTCTGGTTTACGTAAAAGGAAACGTGCCGAATCTCCTCAACCTACTGAACCTCAAGTATCTGAGGAATGGGTGGAAGAGGATAAACTAGAGTTAtgggaaattaaattaattggaGAGAAGATTGAGAAAGCAAAGCTTACAGCCACAACTCGTTCTATCGCCCAGCAGCGTCAAAATGAGTCGTCATCGAGTGGTCTAAATGCAGCTCCTAGCAACTTGAACAAAAATATGTCAAGTTCGAAAAATTCAAATGAGGATGTGAAGGAAAAGGTTGAACACCAGATTAGAATGCAACGCTTAGCTGCAAATCCACAGAAAAAAATTGGAGAGATCAATAAACCGTCTCCTCAAGGTAtgattaataaatacatataatagaTCTTTATGTTATCCTTTTTATCATATACATTTTGATATGTCATATAATGTTACCCAACAAATTTTGGCTTATTGTGACTGgcctatataaaaaatttattcactattattatatatattagcTAAAGGTCAAATAATTGGGAGTCGTCGTGTTATTGTAAAAAATCCAGATGGCAGTACGAGAATAATACAACAAACCGTAGCATCGCCAGtagcaaaacaaaatatcaataCAATAAATCCTGGAACAACTTCTACGACAACAACACCATCGACATCAAATAATATACAGCAACCTGTTCAACCAGCCACACAAAATTCCAGCCAAACGTCAAATAATTTAACTTCATCAATTTCTCCGGCTCCACAGCAACATAAAGTCCAAATCATAAGGGGCCCAGATGGAAAAGTTAGTGTCCGTGGTCTTAGTCCAGGACAACAATTAATTCAAATGCCAGACGGAAAGCTTCATGTTCTTACAACTTCTACATCTAACTCATCAACCTCTGCGTCCCCAGGATCATCAGGAGGCCAAAGTAaggattttattgtatttagtcAAAtgcttttgtaatatttttctctttattagcTGTTATCGCAAGTAAGAAATTACCTGTTAAGGCACCAATGGCTCAACCTAATTCTACCCTTGTAAAACAAATTACAGTAAAACAAATGTCGAAAAGCTCTTCTGGAGTTCAAACAGTGCAAAAGGTAGGTTGAATTAATGTTCATTATtaacttttgaaattattattgtatgtgttggtaatattcaaatatatattatatagattGTAACAACTCCTGTTAGAAGTGTATCAAAAATCGGAACACAGATTGTATCACAAAATCAACATGTTTCTGGCTCACCAGGAGTACAAAAAATTGTATCAAATAATTCTACAACAAAAGTGGTTCCCAATAATCAAAGTCTGCAGCAACTTATTGTGCAACCTGGACAAAAACTTCTAGTGGGACAAAACTCCCAAGGGCAAAAGGTTATTATTCAGCCCGCACAACAATCATCTACAACAACACTGGTAGGACAACCGGTCAATAGTACAGCGCAAGTCATTCCACAAACAACGAATCAAGTTAATGTTAGCCAGCAACAAGTAATTGCTAATCAAACAGTTTCAAGCGGAACACAGGTAAATGCTggacaacagcagcaacaacctcAAAAGGTTATACAAACAATTGTCAATACTAGTAATGTCCAGCAACAGATTGTAGTTGGTGGTCAAAGAATAATTCTAAGTCCTGGACAAACTATTTTAACGCAGAGATCGATTCCTGCACAAAACGCAGCACTACAAGTCGTGCAATCTCCAACTACGGCGCAAATAAATTCGGTTCAAAAAACAACTACTCCTCAAGCTACTTCGACGTCCGTTCAACAAAATATACAGACATCGAAGGTTTTGAAGCAATTTGTTATCCAACCACAACAAACGGCACAAAATACAACTTCTATTGATGctcaaaacaatataaatgttattaaaactcaacaaaatattaatcattCTCCTGCAGTCAGTGCTTCAACGCCTCAAGCGTCAAAtaatcaacaacaaataattgtaCAGAACTCAACCTTAGCTCAGCAACTCGCACAGGGCAAACTACAGGTAGCTACAATTAATGGTCAACAAGTTATTATTAAGCCTTTAGGAAACAATCAAGCTCAGATTGTGGCTCATATAAAGACTCAAAGTGATGGCAATGCACACATTGTAACGAACACAGCCGTTGAACATCAAACGACTCCCACAAAAACGCCCCCAGTTTCACAAGTTGTAAGGtttataattaactaaatttgcCTTTTTATTTACTTTCGTTTTTCTTTCAGAGCATTCAATCTCAATCCATTCAAGTTGCACCTCAGCCTCAACAACACCAATCGATTGcaccacaacaacaaatacaacaatcgAATCAACCAATGTCTATAGAGGAAAGTCTATTACAAGGACAACCTCCAGGAACAGTGATTAAATGCGTTACTGCTCAAGTAATTCAAACAGAACAGGGGCCTCGTATAGTGTTACAAGGTCTAGTTGGTAATGATTTTACTCAACAACAACTTGCCCTTGTGCAGCAACAGGTCAAACAACAATTGTTAAAAGGTATGAACTGCAGTCGAATAattatgtaaatgttttaatagttttgaGAACTAGACTAACATGTCTAATGAGGCatgagttgaaaaaaaaaaaacaattatgtcAAAAACTCGTCGATTTTCTGTCGCTTTTTTAAATGGCATATGTCGGTATTCGTCAATAATATGACTAtgatgaaaatatattaaagaatgTGGTATTGTAATTCGACAGAATCTGTCAATGTGTAGTCAactgtgttttgtttaaaaatgtacatCCGAGgaacaaaaaaatgtgtttgaatatttaatattaaatt
Proteins encoded:
- the LOC111686674 gene encoding nucleosome-remodeling factor subunit NURF301 isoform X2 yields the protein MSGRGSRKRGRPPKTPNDRAGAKFNYQLLKKPKYLSKTSDSQLSTPSASRASSPQESDGSRNNRKSLSKTRGRGRKSNANTSYSSRKNYESEYHYGSDFGDSSEKSDDDDILMSNSEEESLEGGNESESEFSVCSFTQPGVGRPHRPPSPDPIWLQDREFAFLELPESSHDLLIDNDHVLKAVSVYEVLRRFRHLVRLSPFRFEDFCAALVCDEQSALLTDIHIMLLKAILREEDVQGTHFSPLDQKDTVNISLYLIDAITWPEVLRSYVESDDSFDRDVYKVLCAGEYPYTGVLDRIRVLQFLTDQFLTTNAIRDVMLQEGPIHYDDHCRVCHRLGDLLCCETCPAVYHLECVEPPMLDVPTEDWQCGICKAHKVSGVVDCVLPQEKQGVLIRHENLGLDRHGRKFWFIARRIFVEDQAGENVWYYSSVAKFQLLLSLLDGEDLESRLYSQIMELKDEILRQLKITETLTTEYKHNKKSYLEIENELLAKDDKSIGNKEAEENDNTENVEDIESKLPENKIVTRQKSLQLSNGTLYFKLGMENSFKSYVNQYTSNVIALNKPQRNEERDKRRHLSHKFSLTTASEFKWMGVTMGTADNIITTLRQTLLSFEQNIANPFLNPNWSTLKKLWTSAVMCCRTPSDFALVLLLFQSSVKNVVFANVWHEQLGHTTLHRITAAEREDRKKIEKREKRERDDEEERNRLAFNYIKYTLGLKHQVWKQKGEEYRVHGQWGWMWLSSNRRCGRPRRSAIRGQAMLPFKINVHYSNGSDVDEIITVDPRTYKFIIQCEKDSLRGYNYNYLENYKNIKVNKIDDKNIGIIDVSKSLAMAGRLLYPKIAKKSCLDELLSRRIRLKEAEEQMSVKNEDSETNNTSNASSLQVSSSNGCLLTRPTFLEKRLLRLVETSKTGVSQNSSTNVNIDLVNSLAKKIQSVRLQFSQLNRFAKQYRCYTKECNTNSNAVSQITQNTCYSPLCLQKARAKKELLLLLRKAHTAGNGSKETVAAILGAVKKPSILEQKLTEGKKDCITLSGDDAEDYKWLDDTPKDLSIDWEHARNAAIPFDDKLLKECYLTNEECLSADNLLDSAIKSEIDSTDNSTSVFGGEEKMDFIDNIDVCSNVEVESSETTNDGSLAAATLNSGSLEESNEQQTSRRSKKNAKTRNKTYIGTKDVLDQTLSTDVAQKKQNRRFPIHQRVSKREDIAKIEKEYFPNGKERIYSATSTRARIYLVSDIAKINPNRIEKPCEVSADNKSTVKNIRPYSKFPLISSFLTHKLKKSLFVLPRYELMRIARVGGKIPASGFHHLAKNNPLVWPYQCSRPLFKTCWSYRTSNVTTLSAIALQLRILWCCLRWDDMIAKPPSADGKHQVNTENEIVTLELLKQRNCGRYGERTQYLRRKVVIPLELPKTIREVTSIRSGLRKRKRAESPQPTEPQVSEEWVEEDKLELWEIKLIGEKIEKAKLTATTRSIAQQRQNESSSSGLNAAPSNLNKNMSSSKNSNEDVKEKVEHQIRMQRLAANPQKKIGEINKPSPQAKGQIIGSRRVIVKNPDGSTRIIQQTVASPVAKQNINTINPGTTSTTTTPSTSNNIQQPVQPATQNSSQTSNNLTSSISPAPQQHKVQIIRGPDGKVSVRGLSPGQQLIQMPDGKLHVLTTSTSNSSTSASPGSSGGQTVIASKKLPVKAPMAQPNSTLVKQITVKQMSKSSSGVQTVQKIVTTPVRSVSKIGTQIVSQNQHVSGSPGVQKIVSNNSTTKVVPNNQSLQQLIVQPGQKLLVGQNSQGQKVIIQPAQQSSTTTLVGQPVNSTAQVIPQTTNQVNVSQQQVIANQTVSSGTQVNAGQQQQQPQKVIQTIVNTSNVQQQIVVGGQRIILSPGQTILTQRSIPAQNAALQVVQSPTTAQINSVQKTTTPQATSTSVQQNIQTSKVLKQFVIQPQQTAQNTTSIDAQNNINVIKTQQNINHSPAVSASTPQASNNQQQIIVQNSTLAQQLAQGKLQVATINGQQVIIKPLGNNQAQIVAHIKTQSDGNAHIVTNTAVEHQTTPTKTPPVSQVSIQSQSIQVAPQPQQHQSIAPQQQIQQSNQPMSIEESLLQGQPPGTVIKCVTAQVIQTEQGPRIVLQGLVGNDFTQQQLALVQQQVKQQLLKAQESSGKQGVLGPTKIYLAVQPSNPSGQPPPLTPVHQAQQQQTLERHKIILKSNILKKRSTLERNIQSEIKGEMSRKMWATKLGDDDDSFTQNSPHVETKKQNKQTNSKIVGSGAAINTSPRNQYNKPKKLNKKKEKLYCICRTPYDDTKFYVGCDICSNWFHGDCVNITEEDSKKLSEFICTDCKKARDTQELYCLCKQPYDESQFYICCDKCQDWFHGRCVGIVQSEAEFIDEYVCPACQKNNSVNMANMKNLSEHETIELRKLIKQIRSHKNAWPFMEPVDPKEAPDYYKVIKEPMDLKQIEENLNKNIYSKLSEFIGDMTKIFDNCRYYNPKESSFYKCAEALESYFVQKIKNFRECVVSQS
- the LOC111686674 gene encoding nucleosome-remodeling factor subunit NURF301 isoform X3 → MSGRGSRKRGRPPKTPNDRAGAKFNYQLLKKPKYLSKTSDSQLSTPSASRASSPQESDGSRNNRKSLSKTRGRGRKSNANTSYSSRKNYESEYHYGSDFGDSSEKSDDDDILMSNSEEESLEGGNESESEFSVCSFTQPGVGRPHRPPSPDPIWLQDREFAFLELPESSHDLLIDNDHVLKAVSVYEVLRRFRHLVRLSPFRFEDFCAALVCDEQSALLTDIHIMLLKAILREEDVQGTHFSPLDQKDTVNISLYLIDAITWPEVLRSYVESDDSFDRDVYKVLCAGEYPYTGVLDRIRVLQFLTDQFLTTNAIRDVMLQEGPIHYDDHCRVCHRLGDLLCCETCPAVYHLECVEPPMLDVPTEDWQCGICKAHKVSGVVDCVLPQEKQGVLIRHENLGLDRHGRKFWFIARRIFVEDQAGENVWYYSSVAKFQLLLSLLDGEDLESRLYSQIMELKDEILRQLKITETLTTEYKHNKKSYLEIENELLAKDDKSIGNKEAEENDNTENVEDIESKLPENKIVTRQKSLQLSNGTLYFKLGMENSFKSYVNQYTSNVIALNKPQRNEERDKRRHLSHKFSLTTASEFKWMGVTMGTADNIITTLRQTLLSFEQNIANPFLNPNWSTLKKLWTSAVMCCRTPSDFALVLLLFQSSVKNVVFANVWHEQLGHTTLHRITAAEREDRKKIEKREKRERDDEEERNRLAFNYIKYTLGLKHQVWKQKGEEYRVHGQWGWMWLSSNRRCGRPRRSAIRGQAMLPFKINVHYSNGSDVDEIITVDPRTYKFIIQCEKDSLRGYNYNYLENYKNIKVNKIDDKNIGIIDVSKSLAMAGRLLYPKIAKKSCLDELLSRRIRLKEAEEQMSVKNEDSETNNTSNASSLQVSSSNGCLLTRPTFLEKRLLRLVETSKTGVSQNSSTNVNIDLVNSLAKKIQSVRLQFSQLNRFAKQYRCYTKECNTNSNAVSQITQNTCYSPLCLQKARAKKELLLLLRKAHTAGNGSKETVAAILGAVKKPSILEQKLTEGKKDCITLSGDDAEDYKWLDDTPKDLSIDWEHARNAAIPFDDKLLKECYLTNEECLSADNLLDSAIKSEIDSTDNSTSVFGGEEKMDFIDNIDVCSNVEVESSETTNDGSLAAATLNSGSLEESNEQQTSRRSKKNAKTRNKTYIGTKDVLDQTLSTDVAQKKQNRRFPIHQRVSKREDIAKIEKEYFPNGKERIYSATSTRARIYLVSDIAKINPNRIEKPCEVSADNKSTVKNIRPYSKFPLISSFLTHKLKKSLFVLPRYELMRIARVGGKIPASGFHHLAKNNPLVWPYQCSRPLFKTCWSYRTSNVTTLSAIALQLRILWCCLRWDDMIAKPPSADGKHQVNTENEIVTLELLKQRNCGRYGERTQYLRRKVVIPLELPKTIREVTSIRSGLRKRKRAESPQPTEPQVSEEWVEEDKLELWEIKLIGEKIEKAKLTATTRSIAQQRQNESSSSGLNAAPSNLNKNMSSSKNSNEDVKEKVEHQIRMQRLAANPQKKIGEINKPSPQAKGQIIGSRRVIVKNPDGSTRIIQQTVASPVAKQNINTINPGTTSTTTTPSTSNNIQQPVQPATQNSSQTSNNLTSSISPAPQQHKVQIIRGPDGKVSVRGLSPGQQLIQMPDGKLHVLTTSTSNSSTSASPGSSGGQTVIASKKLPVKAPMAQPNSTLVKQITVKQMSKSSSGVQTVQKIVTTPVRSVSKIGTQIVSQNQHVSGSPGVQKIVSNNSTTKVVPNNQSLQQLIVQPGQKLLVGQNSQGQKVIIQPAQQSSTTTLVGQPVNSTAQVIPQTTNQVNVSQQQVIANQTVSSGTQVNAGQQQQQPQKVIQTIVNTSNVQQQIVVGGQRIILSPGQTILTQRSIPAQNAALQVVQSPTTAQINSVQKTTTPQATSTSVQQNIQTSKVLKQFVIQPQQTAQNTTSIDAQNNINVIKTQQNINHSPAVSASTPQASNNQQQIIVQNSTLAQQLAQGKLQVATINGQQVIIKPLGNNQAQIVAHIKTQSDGNAHIVTNTAVEHQTTPTKTPPVSQVSIQSQSIQVAPQPQQHQSIAPQQQIQQSNQPMSIEESLLQGQPPGTVIKCVTAQVIQTEQGPRIVLQGLVGNDFTQQQLALVQQQVKQQLLKAQESSGKQGVLGPTKIYLAVQPSNPSGQPPPLTPVHQAQQQVSWNKYYN
- the LOC111686674 gene encoding nucleosome-remodeling factor subunit NURF301 isoform X1 is translated as MSGRGSRKRGRPPKTPNDRAGAKFNYQLLKKPKYLSKTSDSQLSTPSASRASSPQESDGSRNNRKSLSKTRGRGRKSNANTSYSSRKNYESEYHYGSDFGDSSEKSDDDDILMSNSEEESLEGGNESESEFSVCSFTQPGVGRPHRPPSPDPIWLQDREFAFLELPESSHDLLIDNDHVLKAVSVYEVLRRFRHLVRLSPFRFEDFCAALVCDEQSALLTDIHIMLLKAILREEDVQGTHFSPLDQKDTVNISLYLIDAITWPEVLRSYVESDDSFDRDVYKVLCAGEYPYTGVLDRIRVLQFLTDQFLTTNAIRDVMLQEGPIHYDDHCRVCHRLGDLLCCETCPAVYHLECVEPPMLDVPTEDWQCGICKAHKVSGVVDCVLPQEKQGVLIRHENLGLDRHGRKFWFIARRIFVEDQAGENVWYYSSVAKFQLLLSLLDGEDLESRLYSQIMELKDEILRQLKITETLTTEYKHNKKSYLEIENELLAKDDKSIGNKEAEENDNTENVEDIESKLPENKIVTRQKSLQLSNGTLYFKLGMENSFKSYVNQYTSNVIALNKPQRNEERDKRRHLSHKFSLTTASEFKWMGVTMGTADNIITTLRQTLLSFEQNIANPFLNPNWSTLKKLWTSAVMCCRTPSDFALVLLLFQSSVKNVVFANVWHEQLGHTTLHRITAAEREDRKKIEKREKRERDDEEERNRLAFNYIKYTLGLKHQVWKQKGEEYRVHGQWGWMWLSSNRRCGRPRRSAIRGQAMLPFKINVHYSNGSDVDEIITVDPRTYKFIIQCEKDSLRGYNYNYLENYKNIKVNKIDDKNIGIIDVSKSLAMAGRLLYPKIAKKSCLDELLSRRIRLKEAEEQMSVKNEDSETNNTSNASSLQVSSSNGCLLTRPTFLEKRLLRLVETSKTGVSQNSSTNVNIDLVNSLAKKIQSVRLQFSQLNRFAKQYRCYTKECNTNSNAVSQITQNTCYSPLCLQKARAKKELLLLLRKAHTAGNGSKETVAAILGAVKKPSILEQKLTEGKKDCITLSGDDAEDYKWLDDTPKDLSIDWEHARNAAIPFDDKLLKECYLTNEECLSADNLLDSAIKSEIDSTDNSTSVFGGEEKMDFIDNIDVCSNVEVESSETTNDGSLAAATLNSGSLEESNEQQTSRRSKKNAKTRNKTYIGTKDVLDQTLSTDVAQKKQNRRFPIHQRVSKREDIAKIEKEYFPNGKERIYSATSTRARIYLVSDIAKINPNRIEKPCEVSADNKSTVKNIRPYSKFPLISSFLTHKLKKSLFVLPRYELMRIARVGGKIPASGFHHLAKNNPLVWPYQCSRPLFKTCWSYRTSNVTTLSAIALQLRILWCCLRWDDMIAKPPSADGKHQVNTENEIVTLELLKQRNCGRYGERTQYLRRKVVIPLELPKTIREVTSIRSGLRKRKRAESPQPTEPQVSEEWVEEDKLELWEIKLIGEKIEKAKLTATTRSIAQQRQNESSSSGLNAAPSNLNKNMSSSKNSNEDVKEKVEHQIRMQRLAANPQKKIGEINKPSPQAKGQIIGSRRVIVKNPDGSTRIIQQTVASPVAKQNINTINPGTTSTTTTPSTSNNIQQPVQPATQNSSQTSNNLTSSISPAPQQHKVQIIRGPDGKVSVRGLSPGQQLIQMPDGKLHVLTTSTSNSSTSASPGSSGGQTVIASKKLPVKAPMAQPNSTLVKQITVKQMSKSSSGVQTVQKIVTTPVRSVSKIGTQIVSQNQHVSGSPGVQKIVSNNSTTKVVPNNQSLQQLIVQPGQKLLVGQNSQGQKVIIQPAQQSSTTTLVGQPVNSTAQVIPQTTNQVNVSQQQVIANQTVSSGTQVNAGQQQQQPQKVIQTIVNTSNVQQQIVVGGQRIILSPGQTILTQRSIPAQNAALQVVQSPTTAQINSVQKTTTPQATSTSVQQNIQTSKVLKQFVIQPQQTAQNTTSIDAQNNINVIKTQQNINHSPAVSASTPQASNNQQQIIVQNSTLAQQLAQGKLQVATINGQQVIIKPLGNNQAQIVAHIKTQSDGNAHIVTNTAVEHQTTPTKTPPVSQVSIQSQSIQVAPQPQQHQSIAPQQQIQQSNQPMSIEESLLQGQPPGTVIKCVTAQVIQTEQGPRIVLQGLVGNDFTQQQLALVQQQVKQQLLKAQESSGKQGVLGPTKIYLAVQPSNPSGQPPPLTPVHQAQQQTTYVSTKQVNTTSEKPNTAAQKLFSNSGIHFKYNLTNNGTDGESEISNQKNSSLTSSTGDTTPQYIDYSSEQNTNNSSCTMNQDSLNIANNEISTLVQMPSTLKLNTDIIEGQSNDFDKKQSIINNINTHEYEINFDTDARNESKIEDDLSFMNLSNDFNKTELAQTLERHKIILKSNILKKRSTLERNIQSEIKGEMSRKMWATKLGDDDDSFTQNSPHVETKKQNKQTNSKIVGSGAAINTSPRNQYNKPKKLNKKKEKLYCICRTPYDDTKFYVGCDICSNWFHGDCVNITEEDSKKLSEFICTDCKKARDTQELYCLCKQPYDESQFYICCDKCQDWFHGRCVGIVQSEAEFIDEYVCPACQKNNSVNMANMKNLSEHETIELRKLIKQIRSHKNAWPFMEPVDPKEAPDYYKVIKEPMDLKQIEENLNKNIYSKLSEFIGDMTKIFDNCRYYNPKESSFYKCAEALESYFVQKIKNFRECVVSQS